The following nucleotide sequence is from Juglans microcarpa x Juglans regia isolate MS1-56 chromosome 6D, Jm3101_v1.0, whole genome shotgun sequence.
aaaaatacaccaatatatttaaaatcacttttttaatcattaagtaaaaaaaaaattaaaaatggcaAGCAGTACACTTGAGCAGTAGACTTCAGACAACAAAGTAGTATTTctcttaattctttattttaagatgaacACCCCACTAACTTTGGTTTTTTATTCGGAGTAGAAATACAGAAACACAAAGTAATTAAGATGTATATGGATATTGGACCAACAAGGACAGCCTCCTAGGAGCTAAGTGACGTGGCATCTTCCATGTCATTAGCGATGGTTTGTAGACTAGCCGCagtaaaagaggaaaaatctTCAAAGGACCACCCTTCCATGGGATCACACACAACTGACCACTCGATCTTGCACCCACATGCATGCAACttgccatcatcatcattatcatcatcatcatcattgatGGGCAATAGTCTCACCATCGCAACATACGTCTTCATGCCCATGTTATATAGATCAACCTATTGGTTTTGAGGTGAAGGGACAAAAGCGCAAACTATGCCAGCTGAAAGGTTCCATTTATGTTCTTAAACAATTTTCTAAACAATAGTACTTAGATTTCATGCGACCATTAGCTCAATTGGCTTTGAGATGGTAGAAGAAACCCATTGTGTGTATGTCAAGCACATAAGGAAGAATTTTCTGGTTTTGTCTTTGTACGTGAATGATATATTGTTGCCATAAAGGCGTGGTTGTTGTCTACTTTTTAGATAGACAAGGTGAAACAAATTATGTGCTTAAGAGCTAAAATTTCAAGACATTGATCTAGGAAGCTTCTGGGTTTGTCTCAAGAGATTGACATTAAAAAGACTCTAAAACGATTCCATATGCACAACTTTAAACCCATAGACACTCCAATTGAGAAGGGTTATACATTAAGTCTAGAACATTGCCCTAAGAAttatgaggaaaagaaagagacgACTAGAGTTTCTTATGCAAGTGCAATTGGAAATTTGATGTATGTTATGTTGTGTACACGATCTGCCATTTGCTTTGTAGTCGGATGAGTTAGTAGTTATAAGAGTAACCCATGACCTATTCATTGGCAAGTGTTCATCAAGATCGAAAACaagtgtaacgccccgatcccgtaggggtccggagagttagctcttattattaaatatcaactcaaaaatcaCAAGTATAAATAATCtagaaactccataaaatattcatttactcaaactaaatatctatgttcctttaaagaaattctcaaaaaaataaattgaaactctccaaaagactcgaaaatatccttaactcatcaaatcaaaataactaaaaataaccaatttactaactaagactctcaaataaatatttgcaccctcgggcacttattcctctgtgaacatcaaacctctctaatactgcctactcttgctctccaatagaaccatcaaaattatctaaaaaatgtttggagataaggggtgagttatcaacaactcagtaagcagagaacatatactagtatgtaaacatgagcattttcagaattcagaatgcaaaacaaaatgtttactttcagaatgtagaagcAGAAATATTAACTTTCAAaatgcaaatatcaaaacatgttacaaaaatatcagagcgaaactttcagaaaaacatacttattcaaaattccttttGGCATAttcaaatctaaaacctcatcttcatcaatcagagtatcacatcgggacagataccatatttaacccccgtggtagggttataaaccaccattataactCATGGAAGGgtcatatccactattataacccgtggttgggccgtataccatgtttaacccccgtggtagggttataaaccaccattataacccATGGAagggccatatccactattataacccgtggttgggccatatccactattattacccgtggttgggccatatgccactattattacccgtggctgggtcgtatccactattatcacccgtggttgggccttaTCACAACATAAAAGAACCATCAGAATCAAACTTTAATCAGAATACAGAATCAAAATCTCATGTcaagtttttcagatgccacatcatataaaaaaccaaatactgaatagcttcagataatttcacatgttcgaaataaacaaaatcaaaacatcttcatttattcacaacaaaaacttttagattttcatatttgctctttttgcatgatcagaaacagaatgcacaaaattagctcatgtcgaCACTAGTCataacagaaaatactttctcttatatagctttcatgcatatgcagaacacatatctgaggttgttttctgatttcttttcaaaacaaacatgcatattttcaaaagcaactcattttattttatgcaaagtctatcataggaatcccgcttacctggacttcttaacttttcagaaatttcctcaaaaatgccgaacaaatattaatcgccacctataaaataatcacgtaacttccataaatttccaatccatgtatttcaatatctaaacctgaaatacatattttaatacctcaaaacctaagatttttcttaactctaaaataccataactttctaaattcatcattttccacTTAATAACTCCggctaaaatattaaattctaacttatttactattgaagttcaactatacaatataaaattgtataacataattatatcaaaatctattaaagtagacaaagcaaaaatgtcttttaattaaaatagacttaattagttttaaagtatttaaaataaagctaaaatcttattataatacACTACTGAAATTAGTAATAGAATACTTAACaatttactttgaaaaaaaaaagttttttttctaTAGACTTTCTTATCACTCAAATAGAGCCATGCAAAACAAgtttaatatacaaaatatgcCTCATGAGCTATCTTGGTGACAAGGGCAATTTGGGAATGTAAAATCATAAACATGGGCTGTTTGGAAAAAGCATGAACATAGAAGGAAACTGATGTGTAAAACGAAAACTCCAGATCAAACAATGCAACATAGGCGTccatactcaccgagagagtGGAGCCGCGACGTAGCTGGGTGCGGTGGGCAGTGATGATCACGACGGCAAagcagtgagagagagatctagagagagagagagaccaatgAATGAGAAAAGAATATGCGAAAGAGATAGAGTAAGCCGAGAGAGAGTGACACGGAGGTGCTGTCGTGGCTTACCGACAGGGACGCGGCGGGCTAGGAGTGGCGTGGAGTGACCGTCGGAGTTCTCTGTACCAGTGGTAACGACGTGGAGGTGCTGGCACTGTGTGGTGGCAGGTTGGTGGCTCACGATGGGGAGACTACTTACACTGTTTCAGTGCAGTAAAACAGAGTGTTTCGTGGgtggtttctatttttttccaacGACTGGCGACAGTGGTGTAGGGCGGTGTTGTGGAGGCTTTTTACCTTGCATGGTGACTAAGAGGGAGGAGACTATGacgtggtggtggtggtggttatgCTGTGATATAGTCTAAGTATGGGCTGGGCAGTGCTAATACACGGTGGTTTCCATCTAGCAGGAGATGTGATTCGTGCGTTTCAGGCTGGGGTGCGAGACAACTTTCCGTTTGTGGGACTTGGTGGCTATGGAAGAAGAACCAAAATATCAGAGGGTGTGGATACTGGGTTGTGTGCGTGAGTTTGGTGCTGCCTAAACGTGGAGGCGTCGGGGAGCTAATCGTGTGATAGCCCTAGCTTCGGGAAGGAGACGGCAACCCTATTCTGGGTTTTCTTCACACACAAAGGATGTATATTTATAGGTGATTGAAAGAtcaaaataaaaccctagagatgagaaAAAGTAGCGTGCATGCATGGGCATAAAACAAACGTGAAACCGTGAAGAACATGGAGTCTGAAGTAAGGTAACACGAGCTTGGGCTTTTTAGTGAATTAAAGGCCTCGACTcaatctctaaaaataatacaatttgtCTTAGAAAAATATCTCGACccttaaaaagtttttttttttaacctaaatatcaaacccacaaaaaatcatagtacaccaaaacaaagattttaggcgcgcagtctatttaaaaaaactatttgaagACTCAAATGGGATTTTCGcacataaaaatccaaaatttttgaaaacaacTTTGCATTGGACCGGGTGTTACCGCAAGGTTGTGGCAAGTGGGATTGGAAGGATAAGGGCAATCTATCTTTTGGAATGGACTTCGGTCATAAAACCAGTCTCCAACTACCTTCGCAATTGTCTACAGAACATTTTTGTTTCATATAATAATGGAATTAGTTTCTGTAGAGGGAAACTGGAAAAGCAAGCAATGAAACAGATAAAGTAAAATTAAGCAAGTTTTAATAATGaacaacaaaaatgataaacaaatgGAGAAGATAGAGATGTATCTTACTGTTCTAGCCAGCAATGGAGAATCATCCCGTAACCATGTCTCCTGCATTTCGGTTTGGCAGTGGGCATAGCAAGAGTCTATGAATAATCCTCTAGATGAAGAGGTGCTCAGTCCATTCACTGCACTTAAAAATTGCATcctgaaatctgaaaataaacATCTAGATAATTAGTAAAATCTCCCGAAGCAAGTTATTATTATCAACGATGATGTACTTTATCATATAGAAATGCTATTCTAGGTTGTTTCCTAGAAGTATTTGTGCAAATGGCAGACAGGGTtacaatttatttcttttcaggTGATTTGAACCATTTCCCAGATGATGACTAAATCCTTACCCTTAGCCccaaatgaaaatacaaaaaaaaaaaaaaaatactgaatttCTCGCATTAAGGGTTTAGAGAATGTTTCATGATCCATTTTCGATAAATAGAGAGCATTCCATGAtcctaaaaactataaaatgttattaggATGATATGGTATTCTTGAAAGATTCTTTGCTTGCCTCCTTGAAGAATTGTTTTATGGATTTAGGAGATTCTGGTATTCACCTTGCATGGTAGTTAATTGAGTGGGTGAGCAGTTCTTTATATCAACTTTGCAGCTATGACAGTAGCCATGGGGGTCCGCAACACCAGGTGCCAAAATGTTTTTTATCTGACAGAGAACAATGAGTTCAGGCATTCAATATATGAAAGGTAGAAGGGTACCactaaatttatataaataaatacgaaaaaatttataaatatatgttacaTTTTATCATCAGTATTTAGGTCACAGATATTTGCTAAAACACAGTCACAAAAGCCAATTAAAGGTGGACAAAACCATCTTCAAATCTCATTTGATTCTGGTGTCAAGatgttagaaaaagaaacacCTCCGATTTCAAACAAATATACCTGGTGATATTGAACTACCTGACATAACAGAGCTCAAAGTCGAGATCATGATACAAAGTTCACCACCACCATAGGTctaaaccaaaccaaatttAATAAATGTGCAACAAAAGATATAAACATTTTTAGGGAGAAAGTATATTActatcatcatcactagcatcaaccaacttgggcatctcatcactatcatcctcactcccagtcatcacctccctattgtcacgcataatcatcacctgcttatttggacattgagaagtgatatgccctgaacccaaacacttaaaactttaatatctctattccttGAAGGTTGGATTTATGCTCTTGCTAGTTctctcatcttttcccttaggtggtttgGTCTTTCTCTTTACTACAGCTTGATCGTTATTatcccactttggtttccaaaGAGTGCTAGAAAGAGAAGTGTACCTTTTGTCCCCTTTCTTTTTAACTGTCTCTctaccttcatagccatgtgtatcatgtcctctatctccacataatgcagcaattcaactacattggctatttTCCTATTCAAACCattcaaaaatctagccatggtggcctcccggtcctcctctacattagcccgaatcatcgccacctctatctccttatggtaatcctccacactcctagacccctgtgtaagattttgtaatttctagtAAAGGTCTTTATAGTAATGGTACAAATCTCcccctcatgagagctttcaactctccccatgtctctacaggcctctcataattcctcctcctattggtcactaattgattccaccaaataatagcataatcagtgaactcaattaccgccaacttcactttcttctcctctgaATAATTATGATAATCAAATATCAACTCTAtctttttctcccactctaaataagCTTCAGGGTCGGTTCTACATTGAAAAGATggcattttcattttgatgctcccaaggttccTATCTAATCCATCCCGACCCCCTGGGTTCCCCTAAGTCCTTtttcacgcctaactcctctatgtctgCCCATTCGACCCATCCCAACTTTCGATGTTACATCTTCCTCATCACCATATTATTTcttctcatacccattttcaacactagactcacaTCGCCTCCTATATCTTGCCCTATAGATTTCTAATTAtcgcttcttgatgatccatcatatccctcgcttcacccaacaccaagttcaaccgctcaaactgttgttgcatggcttgcaacacaaaggatgagttacctgtcatcccctttggtgataaGTTACTCCTGTGAGACATCGTAATGCGCTGCACAAAAAGAACGTTAGTGGAAAACGTCACACACTcacttacgtgtttacactcgaataatggcactccactcatttttcactcttaattgatttttttccaataatagtctcacactctcttgtcTTTTACTTCAATAGTTtttccgctcaagttctttaagaactagttgaactaaatcaagacaatacaaccttgtattattccaaccagcaataggttcaagaaacaagaacaagaaataaggagggaaaataaaatgacacgagactcaaagaatttatacgagggaaagagtaattataaaacaagataccaattAGAAAAATGTATTCAGCtactttgatgataaaactcaatcaacaaatgtctttctttctctttgttgtaagtATGTAGCAacttttgaatatgctacattttcttttcttttccccttttttttcaaattttcttttcttttttttttcttttttttttctttttctatcttttcttttctcttcttttctctaatttaatcacaaacagaaatatttaattgtgaaaattaagcACTTGAATTCAAACatacaagaattgacaatgaagtagaagataATCAATAGAATAGCACTGCAAgcaattaaaaaacttaaagatgcaagaaaccctagaattttgaaaccctaggtgatgcaaatttcagccaaatcaaaaatcctaagaatttcggcagcctactttttgtttctttctttttttttctgctaccctagaacaatgaagccctagaattaaattaaaagatgcaagaattaaaagatagaattagATCTGATTGGAAACCAAGctttgaataccaaatgatatgaacccgtgggaatagaatcccttaaacccacaatcaatttgaaaactcacccaagaaagccaaaatcaagccaatggaaaatttagatcCGTTGaggaactcatttcaagaacatagattatatgaaaatctagactcgttgaagaacctgtctcaagaaccaaaattataaggaagaacgctacaaaggttgtgatttacatttgataagttcaaaaatttattcaagaACAGGAGGAGATAAACTTAACTCACAATGaacaaatttatcaaatttcataaaactcattaaaataAGGCTACAAATAGTATTTAAacaaaaacctaattaaaatcctagccaaaataaagccccatcttccaaaaatactcaTAAGTGAATAGTATCGCTactacagtaactcggctacagtaacttcttgaaaccctagttcaacaaaataaaacatatatggGTCAAACATCCccaagcccaattattctaaactaataaaataaatcatttaaatagtttaaacaaattgaaagctttCAATAACAACAGACTCAAAgaataactctaagtcatgtcttccacaacttGTATCAAGTTGATCAAaactgattcttcttctttaaaacTCATCTTatgtgttgggctcttgctagctttatcccaagtggattgtaccaatcattgcattgcttccttgatcttcttagctcttgatattgtaattggcctatctagaacttgcaaatgatctttaagactagatcCATGTAGGTGCCCATCACAAACACACATCTtacgttttcttttctttttcatcaacTGGACCCCATAACATGTAACTCACTATTTGCGCTGAAAATGATGCTGCAAGTACAACCACGtgttgtacatttttttaaggttGAAAGTGCAGCTTGTACAAtggcttttttttctttacaggTTTGGCATGCAGTGACAAGAGAATGTCAGGTGAATAGTGGTTTTTAATGATGAGACCtgcaaccttttttaacttctcataaatacatctaaactcatcttaacatccaaacatatttaaactcattttaggtgaACCCAataaaactcactccaccatctcaactcatttctattaaaaaagaactcaactcagctcaacccaactcaacatctaaacacagccTAAGTTGGCAGATTCTAGATTGATACTGATGGACTACTCGAGAAGGCATATCAATGCAAATATAACAGAAAGAGACAAAGATTCCTTGGACTAGGGCAATATTaccatactttagtattttagcTATAACTTTGACTATAGGTATCAAAATCGTACATAGGACCCCAATTCGGAAAACTCTTTTCCGTACATACGCCGTGATCACCATGTTATGCCTACTAGTCtccatttaaatctcaaaatcagtTGTTTTCTCTTCCGAATCgtcaatttaagtttttttttaatctaatgaAAATGTTTCGctgtcacttttagagatgatttttattccaatttggGCCAGAGTTTTGGAAAAGTTCATCTTTTACTAcgtattttattttgatgtaaTAATTGGGATTTTgcctttttgaaaaaaaaatatcaaaatcttgGATTTCCTTAGCTATTTGAGTCCAACTTGTGGGTCTTAATGTCAGTTTTTGAATATTATCAATTAACTTTATTCTCAgagttttctctttattttgcatattttctcaatctcaatatCCAATTTTTATTGATTAACTAGCCGTcagaataattctaattttatccAGTGTCAATGCGGCTTATGGAGGTCAACATGAATTTCCCGGCCACCACGAGTGGCCCAAACTAGGTTACCCTACTTGGTATCCATTTCATGCCACCCATTGGAGGCTGAAATCCCGCCCCATGTGGCCACCACGAAGGTTGGCCAACTCTTGCCACCCTCGTGGTGATCaccactttctctctctctctagatttttattttataattttagaaaattattttttattttaatactttttctatctattttaaagaatttaaattggAGAAgaattgtaggaaaaaaaaaaaaaaaaagatggacgGGATGATTGGAGAAGTTAACGGGTGCACGTAAAATTGGAGGACCTAACGGGTACAAATAAAACTGAATTCGATTGCGATGGAATTCAACGTTTGTTCACAACTTAATTGAGGA
It contains:
- the LOC121234076 gene encoding pectin acetylesterase 8-like, whose protein sequence is MPELIVLCQIKNILAPGVADPHGYCHSCKVDIKNCSPTQLTTMQDFRMQFLSAVNGLSTSSSRGLFIDSCYAHCQTEMQETWLRDDSPLLARTFPSTETNSIII